TTCGTATCTATAGGACGTTCTTATATAGAAGCATTTTGCGTCATTAGGCTGGACATTATTATACATAATACTTGGATAGTCATGGAATGACACACTCACTTTATTCATCGAAAACATGGCCCAATAATCGGCACTGAACGATGTTCCAGATTTAAAATAGTAGTCAGGCACACTATTGTAACCCCCTGCTGCCACTCCAGCTAGTGTGTTAAATCCATCAAATACCGAAGATTTTCCACTACCGTTGGGTCCTACAAGTACAACCAGTCTTATAGTATTGCTTAGACCTTGTATGTTTAAATTATTAAATCTTTTAAAATCGCGCAGGGTAATAGAGTTAATCTTCACTTTTTATTAATAAAGGTTGGAAAAAAGTTCTGTAGATGATATACATCTACAGAACTTGATGTTTTTACGTCTTAATCATTACCTACGACCCACACGCCTCGCAATCCTCCGGGTTATCCAGCGAGCAGCTCATGTCGCTTTGGTTCTTGGCTACCTCGGCGTACAGGGGCTCCAGGGTTTCGGCGGCTTGCTTTTCGACCGTGAACTTGATGGCGTCGGCGGCGGCTTTGGTGCGCAGGTAGTACATGCCGGTTTTGAGGCCGCGCTTCCAGCTGTGGAAGTGCATACTGGTGAGCTTACCGAAGTTCACGTTCTGCACGTGCAGGTTCAGGCTCTGGCTCTGGCAGATGTAGGCCCCGCGGTCGGCGGCCATGTCGATGATGGTGCGCTGCGAGATTTCCCACACCGTCTTGTACAGGTCCTTGATGTGCTGCGGCACCCGCGCAATGCCCTGCACCGAGCCGTTGGCCGCGATGATGTCCTGCTTCATCTGCTCGTTCCAGAGGCCCAGCTTCACCAGGTCTTTCAGCAGGTGCTTGTTCACCACCATAAACTCGCCGCTGAGCACCCGGCGCACGTAAATGTTGCTGGTGTAGGGCTCAAACGACTCGTTGTTGCCCAGAATCTGGGCGGTGCTGGCGGTGGGCATGGGGGCCACCAGCAGCGAGTTGCGCACGCCGTGCTGCACCACGTTGGCGCGCAGGGCGTCCCAGTCCCAGCGGCCCGACTGCGGCGTCACGCCCCAGAGGTCGAACTGAAACTTGCCCTCGCTGAGCGGCGAGCCGGGGAAGGTTTCGTAAGCGCCCTCCTTCTTGGCGAGGTCCATCGAGGCCGTCATGGCGGCGAAGTAAATCGTCTCGAAAATGTCGATATTCAGGCCCTTGGCCTCGTCGCTCTCGAAGGGCATTCGCAGGGCGATAAACGTATCGGCCAGGCCCTGCACGCCCAGCCCGATGGGCCGGTGGCGGAAGTTGGAGCGCTCGGTTTCGGGCACCGGGTAGTAGTTCACGTCAATCACCTTGTTCAGGTTCAGCGTGGCCTGGTAGGTGACTTCGTAGAGCTTGTCGTGGTCGAAGCGCAGGTTGCCGCGGCCGTCTTCCACCAGGTAGCGGGGTAGGGCCAGCGAGGCGAGGTTGCACACCGCAATCTCGTCTTTGTCTGTGTACTCTAGAATCTCGGTGCAGAGGTTGCTCGACTTAATCGTGCCCAGGTTTTGCTGGTTGCTCTTGCCGTTGGCGGCATCCTTGAAGAGCATGTAGGGCGTGCCGGTTTCGGTCTGGCTTTCCAGGATGTGGAACCACAGCTCCTGCGCCTTGATGGTTTTGCGGCCCCTACCCTCCCGCTCGTACTTGGTGTAGAGCTTCTCAAACTCGGGTCCCCAGGTGGTATCGAGGCCGGGGCACTCGTGGGGGCACATCAGCGTCCAGTCGCCGTTGGCTTCCACGCGCTTCATGAACAGGTCGGGCGTCCAGAGGGCATAAAACAGGTCGCGGGCGCGCATTTCCTCCTTGCCGTGGTTCTTCTTGAGGTCCAGAAACTCGAATATATCGGCGTGCCAGGGCTCTAGGTAAATGGCGAACGCGCCTTTGCGCTTGCCGCCGCCCTGGTCCACGTAGCGGGCCGTATCGTTGAAGACCTTCAGCATCGGCACCAGGCCGTTGGAGTTGCCATTCGTACCCTTGATGTAGGAGCCCGTGGCGCGCACGTTGTGCACGGCCAGCCCGATGCCGCCCGCGCTTTGTGAAATCAGCGCGCAGTCCTTCAGCGTCTCATAAATACCCTCAATCGAGTCGTCCTTCACCGTCAGCAGAAAGCACGACGACATCTGCGGCTTGGGCGTGCCGGCATTGAAAAGCGTGGGGGTAGCGTGGGTAAACCAGCGCTCCGACATCAGATTATAGGTCTTGATGGCCGACTCAATGTCCTCCTTGTGGATGCCCACCGACACGCGCATCAGCATGTGCTGCGGGCGCTCCACTACCTTGCCTTCCAGCCGCAGCAAGTAGCTGCGCTCCAGGGTCTTGAAGCCGAAGAAATCGTAGTTATAATCCCGGTCATAAATAATGGCCGAGTCCAGGGTGTGCGCGTGCTTATGGATGACCTCCCACACGTCCTTGGCAATAAGCGAGGCGTTATCGCCATTTTTGGGGTCCTCGTAAGTGTAAAGCCGCTTCATGGTGCTCGAAAACGACTTCGAAGTCACCTTGTGCAGGTTGCTCACCGCGATGCGGGCCGCCAGGATGGCGTAGTCGGGGTGGCGCGTGGTGAGCGAGGCGGCGGTTTCGGCGGCCAGGTTGTCCAACTCGATGGTCGTCACGCCGTCATAAATGCCATCGATGACCTTCTTGGCCACCTCAATGGGCGAAACGAAATTTTGATTCAGCCCGTAGCAAAGCTTTTCAATACGGGCGGTTACTTTGTCGAACTTGACCGACTCGCGGCGGCCATCGCGTTTGATTACAAGCATGTTATCTAGAGTGCTGAGGTGGGCAACGAATACTAATGGGGTCTGCCAATGTGCTTGGCAGCGGGCTTTGAAAGTCGGAAATTAGTTCCTAGGTTTTGGGCTACAAAGGGAAAAATTTAGAATTTTTCCACATACCCTGAAAATGAGGCCGCCCGGCCAGTTTTCAGCAAACCAGCCGGGCGGCAAAAGGGGTTGTTCAGCTTTTAGTTTGTATATCCAGCTAGCCCAAATAGGCACTTTGGCGGCCAGCCCACCAAGCACCAGCCAGGGCCAGCACCGCGCCCAAGGCTAGCGCACCCACTGTCACGGGCGGCCCAAAAGCTTTGCACGAGCAGGTCTGGAATACCGGCTTCCCGTTTAGCCGCAGCCGGCGGCGGCAGAAGGTACAGGGCAGGATGTTGGGGTCAACCTGACCGGGTAGGGGCCAGCTTTCAGAGGTAGTATTCATGGCAGAAAGGGGAATAGGGAAGTTTGACCTAAATACCCCTGACCCTGCCGACGTAACCCACCAAAAAGCCCTGACTACCGGCTGGCAGTCAGGGCTTTTTATATTTTCAGCTAGCGGCCGTGCGCTAAAAATCCTCGTCCAGCGAGAACATGTTATCGGCCCGTTCGCTCATCACGCCCGCTTTCTGGTACTCAGCCACGCGCTTCTCGAAGAAGTTGGTTTTGCCCTGCACCGAAATCATCTCCATGAAGTCGAAGGGGTTGGTAGAATTATAAATTTTATCGCAGCCCAGCGACACCAGCAGGCGGTCGGCCACAAACTCAATGTACTGGCTCATCGTCTTAGCATTCATCCCGATGAGACTGACGGGTAGGGCCTCGGTCACAAATTCCTGCTCAATGGTCACCGCGTCGCGGATAATGGCTTGCACGCGCACCTCAGGCAGCTTGTTTTCGAGGTAGCTATACAGCAGGCAGGCAAAGTCACAGTGCAACCCCTCGTCGCGCGAAATCAGCTCGTTCGAGAACGTGAGGCCCGGCATCAGGCCGCGCTTCTTGAGCCAGAAGATGGAACAGAACGAACCCGAGAAGAAGATGCCTTCCACGGCCGCGAAGGCAATGAGGCGCTCAGCGAAGTTTTCCGAATTAATCCACGTCAGGGCCCACTGACCCTTGCGCTGCACGGCGGGTACCGTTTCGAGGGCGTTGAAGAGGTAGTCTTTCTCCTTAGGGTCTTTGATGTAGGTATCAATCAGCAGCGAATACGTCTCGCTGTGAATGTTTTCCATCATAATCTGGAAGCCGTAGAAGCAGCGCGCCTCGGGCATCTGCACTTCCTGCATGAAGTTGATGGCCAGGTTTTCGTTCACAATGCCATCACTGGCCGCGAAGAAGGCCAGCACGTGCTTGATAAAGTGCCGCTCGTTGTCATTCAGGCCATTCCAGTCTTTCTGGTCCTGCGAGAGGTCGATTTCCTCGGCCGTCCAGAACGAGGCTTCCGCCTTTTTGTAAAACTCCCACACCTGGGGGTTTTGAATGGGGAAAAGGACGAAGCGGTTAGGGTTTTCGGCGAGTAGAGGCTCCATAAAATCGAAGAGTTTCGGGGGTGAAACGTGATGGCTGACTGAGAAACCAACCGCGGCCACGGCGGCTTGTTCGGTCCCGGGCCGGCTGAGTTTTCAAAGATAGCCGCGGTAACCCTATCGCCGGCAATGCCATTTGCTACCCCGGCTTTTCAGAGCCGCCCATCCGCAAGCTGAGTAACACATGAAATAAGCTCGGCAAAATGACCGATTTATAAGCACTTATCCACATTTTGCCTGTGGATAACGGAAGTTGTACACAAATAAAGCTCCACAGGCATCCACTTTCTTGTTTTCAGCTACTTAGCATAGACAACCGAGAAAATGCTTGAAGCAACGCCATTTCTGGCGAGGTAATGATGATTAGCTACTTAGGTTAGGTTTTACCAGAAAGCTGCCGTACTTTTGCGTTCCCTTTTGAGAAACCACCAGCGGAAATAAGATGTACGCCATTGTCAATATCGCCGGCCAACAGACTAAGGTTGAGGCTAATAAATTTGTTTACGCCCAGCGTCTGGCCGGCAATGTCGGTGACTCGGTAGAGTTGGGCAAAGCCCTGCTGACCGACGATAACGGCACGCTCAGCATTGGCTCGCCCGAGCTGGATGTCTTGATAAAAGGCACCATTATGGCCCACGTTCAGGGCGACAAAGTGCTGGTATTTAAGAAGAAGCGTCGCAAGGGCTACAAGAAGCTGAACGGCCACCGTCAGCAGTTCACCAAAGTGATGATTAACAGCATCGGCTAAGAATAGTTAAGAGTTAGAAGTTAAGAGTTAAGAGTTGGTTTCGGCCAGGCTTGCTCCAACCTTAAGACTCTTAACTCTTAACTTTAAAATCTAACCTCTAACATGGCACACAAAAAAGGCGTCGGCTCGTCAAACAACGGCCGTGAATCGCATTCGAAGCGTCTCGGCGTGAAAATTTTCGGTGGTCAGTCGCTCATCGCTGGCAACATCATCGTGCGGCAGCGCGGCACCAAGCACCATCCTGGCACCAACGTCGGCATCGGCAAAGACCACACGCTGTTTGCGCTGGTTGATGGCACGGTGCTGTTCCGTAAAGGCCGCGACGAGCGTTCGTTCGTGTCGGTAGTACCGGCAACGACCGAAGCTGCAGCAGCTTAATTGCCGCGCAGCTACCATAAAAGGGCTGCTCCTAGCGGGGCAGCCCTTTTTACGTGCGCCAGCATCAATCTGCGCTACAGAGCGAAATATAGGCGGATAGTCGCCTGCCCACCCACATTCCAGTGGTTGGTAGCGGCAGGGCGCTCATAGTTGTAATAGGCCGGTGCCAGCACGCCCGCGCCCGCGTTGATATCGTAGAGCAAGTGGCCCCGCAGCCGGTGCTGCACGCCCCACAGCGCGTAGATGCCCGGCGTGAGCACGGCGGGTGTGGTGCGGCGGCGCCCGCTGCCACTCACCGACACAAAGCGAGCATTGGGCTGCTGCTCCCAATCGGTACTGCCTTCGAGGGCCAGGTAGCGGCCAAATACTGGTGCGGCGTGGCCCACGTGGCCGTAGTAACAGCGCACACCCAGTGCCAGCGAGGCAGCCGACAGAGAACCGTTTTGCCCGCCGCGCCGCCGGCCGCTGGTGTAGCTGGTCAGCATGTCGGCTTCAAACTGGGTGTAGAGGCTGAGGCGGGGCGCCACCCGGTACTCGACCCCGAGCGAGAGGGGTAGCAAAAACTGCCACGCCCGGCTGTCGTGCGCGTAGCGCAGATGCGTGACGCGCAATCCCAGCTTATAGAGTACCTGAGGTGGCCGGGGCACCGAGTCAGCGGGAGCCGGGGCAACCTGCGCGGCCCCGGCCGTAGCCAGCAGCAAGGAAGCAGCCAGTAGCGTCCCTTTCAGCAAGTAGAGTTGGGCCATTGCTTTAATACTGGAGCGGGTAAAAATTACCTCTAATATACTGACAATAACTTCTAAAGCTCCCTACCCCCTACTCCCTGGCTGATGCCCTGGCAGTAGCCAGCTCTCGCAAAATCTGGCTCACCCGCGCCGCGTGGCTGACGATGAGAAAGTGCCCCGCGCCGGGCACCGGGTAGTCGATGCGGGCCGCGCCGGGGGGTAGCAGGCGGTCGCGGGTGCCGTGCAGCCGCACGGCACCCAGCAGCTCCGGCCCGCGCCAGGCCAACAGCTGCGCCGTGGCCCAGCGGGCAAAACTGGGGTCTGTATCGCGCAGTATCCGGCGTAGCAGGCGATATTCGGTGCCGCCGCGCGCCCCAAAAAACCACTGCGCCAACCTTGGCAGCCACTTTAGCAGGCCGAAGGGTAGCAGCCGATGCAGGCCCGTGACTCCGGCCAGGCGCAGCAGCGACGGCAGGTCGCGCGGGCTGCCCAAGCTGGAAACGAGGACTACCCGCGCTAAGGGCCGCAGCCGGCCGATTTCCTGCGCCAGCAGCCCGCCAAAAGATACGCCCACCAGCCAGCACGGCTTATCCGGCGGCACGGCCTCGGCTAGCCGGGCCGCGTAGCGGGCCAGTGGCTCGGTGGGCCAC
The genomic region above belongs to Hymenobacter psoromatis and contains:
- the rpmA gene encoding 50S ribosomal protein L27; the protein is MAHKKGVGSSNNGRESHSKRLGVKIFGGQSLIAGNIIVRQRGTKHHPGTNVGIGKDHTLFALVDGTVLFRKGRDERSFVSVVPATTEAAAA
- a CDS encoding alpha/beta fold hydrolase → MWYLLPGLGADERVFRRLHLPGPSQVLSWLPPAWPTEPLARYAARLAEAVPPDKPCWLVGVSFGGLLAQEIGRLRPLARVVLVSSLGSPRDLPSLLRLAGVTGLHRLLPFGLLKWLPRLAQWFFGARGGTEYRLLRRILRDTDPSFARWATAQLLAWRGPELLGAVRLHGTRDRLLPPGAARIDYPVPGAGHFLIVSHAARVSQILRELATARASARE
- a CDS encoding ribonucleoside-diphosphate reductase small subunit, translated to MEPLLAENPNRFVLFPIQNPQVWEFYKKAEASFWTAEEIDLSQDQKDWNGLNDNERHFIKHVLAFFAASDGIVNENLAINFMQEVQMPEARCFYGFQIMMENIHSETYSLLIDTYIKDPKEKDYLFNALETVPAVQRKGQWALTWINSENFAERLIAFAAVEGIFFSGSFCSIFWLKKRGLMPGLTFSNELISRDEGLHCDFACLLYSYLENKLPEVRVQAIIRDAVTIEQEFVTEALPVSLIGMNAKTMSQYIEFVADRLLVSLGCDKIYNSTNPFDFMEMISVQGKTNFFEKRVAEYQKAGVMSERADNMFSLDEDF
- a CDS encoding ribonucleoside-diphosphate reductase subunit alpha, which gives rise to MLVIKRDGRRESVKFDKVTARIEKLCYGLNQNFVSPIEVAKKVIDGIYDGVTTIELDNLAAETAASLTTRHPDYAILAARIAVSNLHKVTSKSFSSTMKRLYTYEDPKNGDNASLIAKDVWEVIHKHAHTLDSAIIYDRDYNYDFFGFKTLERSYLLRLEGKVVERPQHMLMRVSVGIHKEDIESAIKTYNLMSERWFTHATPTLFNAGTPKPQMSSCFLLTVKDDSIEGIYETLKDCALISQSAGGIGLAVHNVRATGSYIKGTNGNSNGLVPMLKVFNDTARYVDQGGGKRKGAFAIYLEPWHADIFEFLDLKKNHGKEEMRARDLFYALWTPDLFMKRVEANGDWTLMCPHECPGLDTTWGPEFEKLYTKYEREGRGRKTIKAQELWFHILESQTETGTPYMLFKDAANGKSNQQNLGTIKSSNLCTEILEYTDKDEIAVCNLASLALPRYLVEDGRGNLRFDHDKLYEVTYQATLNLNKVIDVNYYPVPETERSNFRHRPIGLGVQGLADTFIALRMPFESDEAKGLNIDIFETIYFAAMTASMDLAKKEGAYETFPGSPLSEGKFQFDLWGVTPQSGRWDWDALRANVVQHGVRNSLLVAPMPTASTAQILGNNESFEPYTSNIYVRRVLSGEFMVVNKHLLKDLVKLGLWNEQMKQDIIAANGSVQGIARVPQHIKDLYKTVWEISQRTIIDMAADRGAYICQSQSLNLHVQNVNFGKLTSMHFHSWKRGLKTGMYYLRTKAAADAIKFTVEKQAAETLEPLYAEVAKNQSDMSCSLDNPEDCEACGS
- the rplU gene encoding 50S ribosomal protein L21 — its product is MYAIVNIAGQQTKVEANKFVYAQRLAGNVGDSVELGKALLTDDNGTLSIGSPELDVLIKGTIMAHVQGDKVLVFKKKRRKGYKKLNGHRQQFTKVMINSIG